In Rhizobium jaguaris, a single window of DNA contains:
- a CDS encoding ROK family protein yields the protein MKKVALAFDLGGTELRAALVSDKGSLLSFSVVPTHAAGGPAAVVQQIELLASTVLAQTPDLSPVGIGIGAPGPLDPEAGIVIAPPTLAGWYEVPLADILSSRFQLPVRLENDANAAALGEWRYGAGRGARSMVFVTVSTGIGGGVIADGRILHGRRGLAAEIGHMTITSEGERCFCGAIGCFEAVASGTALGRRATARTQQFDGSALRQLSADADVTGRHVVEAARKGDVQALELLQAEARWLGIGFTNLLHLYSPDILVMGGGISHGFDLLQEAMTTTIHDRAMPAYRDVPIVPAQLGRHAGLIGAASLILSSEEKIGPGPSSPEDADKRGAA from the coding sequence GTGAAAAAGGTTGCCCTTGCATTCGATCTCGGTGGAACGGAGCTTCGCGCCGCGCTGGTGAGCGACAAGGGGAGCCTTCTGTCTTTCTCGGTCGTCCCGACGCATGCCGCCGGAGGGCCAGCTGCCGTGGTCCAACAGATCGAATTGTTGGCGTCTACGGTGCTGGCGCAAACACCCGATCTTTCTCCTGTCGGAATCGGGATCGGCGCGCCCGGCCCCCTCGATCCCGAAGCCGGCATCGTTATTGCGCCGCCGACCTTGGCCGGATGGTATGAAGTTCCGCTGGCTGACATTCTCTCCAGCCGTTTCCAGTTACCGGTGCGGCTCGAAAACGACGCCAATGCGGCGGCACTTGGCGAATGGCGATATGGCGCCGGGCGCGGCGCGAGGTCGATGGTCTTCGTCACCGTATCGACCGGTATCGGCGGCGGCGTGATTGCCGATGGACGGATCTTGCATGGCAGACGGGGCCTGGCCGCGGAAATCGGTCACATGACGATCACAAGCGAAGGGGAGCGGTGCTTCTGCGGCGCGATCGGCTGTTTCGAAGCGGTCGCCTCAGGGACGGCTCTTGGCAGACGGGCAACGGCACGCACCCAGCAGTTCGATGGGTCGGCGCTGCGCCAACTCTCTGCGGACGCGGATGTGACCGGACGGCACGTCGTCGAAGCCGCGCGAAAGGGCGATGTCCAAGCCCTCGAACTGCTTCAAGCCGAGGCGCGATGGCTGGGGATCGGCTTTACCAATCTGCTCCACCTCTATTCCCCGGACATACTGGTGATGGGCGGCGGCATATCACATGGCTTCGACCTCCTGCAGGAGGCCATGACGACGACCATTCACGATCGCGCCATGCCGGCCTATCGTGATGTGCCGATCGTTCCCGCGCAACTCGGGCGTCATGCGGGTCTGATCGGCGCAGCCAGTCTCATCCTGAGCAGTGAAGAAAAAATCGGCCCTGGGCCATCGAGCCCTGAAGATGCTGACAAACGTGGCGCGGCGTGA
- a CDS encoding helix-turn-helix domain-containing protein — protein MQKGTSKKDPSPIDIEVGRRIRIRRRILGMSQTRLAEGLNVTFQQVQKYEKGTNRVGASRLQRVANCLDVPVSFFFEGVSAAPENSGEEIFAAGNGLAGFLASGEGVELNRAFAKIKDTRTRLKIISLVKSLVPIEERG, from the coding sequence GTGCAAAAGGGAACAAGTAAGAAGGACCCGAGCCCGATAGATATCGAGGTCGGGCGACGCATTCGAATACGGCGTCGCATATTGGGCATGAGTCAAACGAGGCTCGCAGAAGGCCTGAATGTTACGTTTCAGCAAGTACAGAAATATGAAAAAGGTACAAACCGGGTCGGAGCCAGCCGGCTGCAACGCGTTGCAAACTGTCTCGACGTGCCGGTTTCATTTTTCTTCGAGGGCGTCTCTGCGGCGCCGGAGAATAGTGGGGAAGAAATTTTCGCTGCCGGGAATGGCCTAGCCGGCTTCCTCGCCTCAGGGGAGGGCGTCGAACTAAATCGCGCGTTCGCCAAGATCAAAGACACGCGGACGCGGCTTAAGATCATAAGTCTGGTTAAGTCGCTGGTACCGATTGAAGAGCGGGGCTAG
- a CDS encoding SDR family oxidoreductase has product MSLDLFDLKGRRALVTGSSQGIGFALAQGLAGAGAELVLNGRDAEKLATAAAKLDGTVHVLPFDVTDHQASRNAIDKFEAETGAIDILVNNAGMQFRTPLEDFPADAFERLLRTNISSVFNVGQAVARHMIKRGAGKIINIASVQTALARPSIAPYTATKGAVGNLTKGMATDWAKYGLQCNAIAPGYFDTPLNAALVADADFSAWLEKRTPAGRWGRVEELIGACVFLASDASSFVNGHVLYVDGGITASL; this is encoded by the coding sequence GTGTCTCTTGACCTCTTCGATCTCAAAGGGCGGCGCGCGCTTGTGACTGGTTCGTCCCAAGGCATCGGTTTCGCTCTTGCGCAAGGACTGGCGGGCGCCGGTGCGGAGCTGGTTCTCAACGGGCGCGATGCCGAAAAGCTTGCCACGGCTGCGGCTAAGCTCGACGGCACGGTTCACGTTCTGCCCTTCGACGTGACGGATCATCAAGCGTCTCGCAACGCCATAGATAAATTCGAAGCCGAGACCGGTGCCATCGACATTCTGGTCAACAACGCCGGGATGCAGTTTCGCACGCCTTTGGAAGATTTCCCTGCCGATGCGTTCGAGCGGCTTCTTCGAACCAATATATCCAGCGTCTTCAACGTCGGCCAGGCTGTGGCACGTCACATGATCAAGCGCGGTGCCGGCAAGATCATCAACATCGCGAGCGTTCAGACAGCGCTGGCGCGGCCCTCGATAGCGCCCTACACGGCAACCAAAGGCGCGGTCGGCAATCTCACCAAGGGCATGGCGACGGACTGGGCGAAATACGGGCTGCAATGCAATGCCATCGCGCCGGGCTATTTCGACACGCCATTGAACGCGGCGCTGGTCGCCGATGCCGATTTCTCGGCATGGCTGGAAAAGCGCACGCCAGCCGGGCGGTGGGGACGCGTTGAAGAACTGATCGGAGCCTGCGTCTTCCTGGCTTCCGACGCATCCTCTTTCGTCAACGGGCATGTGCTCTATGTCGACGGCGGCATCACGGCGTCGCTCTGA
- a CDS encoding AraC family transcriptional regulator, whose translation MKYAGLSVFKIMNADADEMTEHYAKTLSPVKVEPLQRRSLISVEDRHYAVERCGVWNGRCHSGMRVTLSGGPDAYALYLPSSGVMAIETGRKQLVSEPAVGLLGDMSCFDKLVLHEDRSHIGIAFEKSAMIRQLSELLDAPVADGIEFADTVNLGTVKGSRIAALGNLIWSCLDVDEVHQASSAFIERLLQAMMTLLLETVPNNYSARLTKPISPAIPKRLKRAIEYMHANVSSPMGIADIAEAAGTSVRALQAAFQQFKDTTPLNYLRAIRLEGVRKALTDPATSLSVSEVARSWGFSHMGRFAALYHQSFGEMPSNAAKLRRGGGK comes from the coding sequence ATGAAGTACGCCGGTCTTTCCGTTTTCAAGATCATGAATGCCGATGCCGATGAAATGACGGAGCACTATGCGAAGACCTTATCGCCGGTGAAGGTGGAGCCCCTTCAGCGACGCTCTCTGATTTCGGTGGAAGACCGGCATTATGCCGTTGAACGCTGCGGCGTCTGGAATGGAAGATGCCATTCGGGGATGAGGGTCACGCTCTCGGGCGGGCCAGATGCCTATGCTCTCTACCTTCCGTCCTCAGGCGTGATGGCAATAGAGACGGGTCGAAAACAACTCGTATCGGAGCCGGCAGTTGGCCTCTTGGGTGATATGTCGTGCTTCGATAAGCTGGTTCTTCATGAGGACCGCAGCCACATCGGCATCGCGTTCGAAAAATCCGCGATGATCCGGCAATTAAGTGAACTGCTGGATGCGCCTGTTGCTGATGGTATCGAGTTTGCTGACACGGTTAATCTGGGAACTGTAAAAGGTTCGCGGATAGCGGCACTCGGAAATCTTATCTGGAGTTGCCTGGATGTTGATGAGGTGCATCAGGCCTCTTCGGCGTTTATCGAACGCCTGTTGCAGGCGATGATGACCCTGCTGCTGGAAACCGTGCCAAATAATTATTCGGCGCGGCTGACAAAACCGATTTCTCCGGCGATACCAAAGCGCTTGAAGAGAGCAATCGAATATATGCATGCCAATGTTTCGTCTCCGATGGGTATCGCTGATATCGCTGAGGCGGCTGGCACAAGCGTGCGGGCATTGCAGGCAGCTTTTCAGCAATTCAAGGACACCACGCCTCTAAATTATCTGCGGGCAATCCGCTTGGAAGGTGTGCGCAAAGCGCTGACAGATCCTGCCACCTCCCTGTCGGTTTCCGAGGTCGCGCGGAGTTGGGGGTTCTCCCATATGGGACGTTTTGCAGCGCTCTATCACCAATCCTTTGGTGAAATGCCATCCAACGCAGCGAAACTGCGCCGGGGCGGGGGCAAGTAA
- a CDS encoding pilus assembly protein TadG-related protein — MTKKIRRQPFSKLYEISRRLIVDRSGNFGGITVLLAVPLVATAGLALDVTNALLVRTELYNAADAAAIGAVANSSPAVAAAMAMSGDGTVTVGQDDARKLFFGQASADLRTMPVNVNVAVTKAANVVTSKVTFNATVPTSLLQILGKTSIPVAGSATAQYQTANFIDFYMLLDNSPSMGVGATSTDITTMENNTSDSCAFACHNLDTTNNYYNLAKKLGVNMRIDVVRQATQKLTETATTNRSSPDQYRMAVYTFGSQAEKAGLTTVSDLSADMTQVRNSTSSVDLMTTPYQNYFNDQLTSFDTMLSQLKTVMGTGGGGTTNTDRSKVLFFVTDGVGDSHKPSTCTETTTSGGRCQEPIDTSFCQPLKNQNIKIAILYTTYLPLPKNGWYNMWIAPFQSQISTRLQSCASPGLYFEVSPTQGIVDAMNALFLKVIRSPRLTG; from the coding sequence ATGACGAAGAAAATCCGCAGACAGCCGTTCAGCAAATTATACGAAATTTCCCGGCGACTGATCGTCGATAGATCGGGAAATTTTGGCGGGATCACGGTCTTGCTTGCCGTTCCTCTCGTGGCAACGGCCGGTCTGGCACTGGATGTTACAAATGCGCTGTTGGTCAGGACAGAGCTTTACAACGCAGCCGATGCCGCAGCGATCGGAGCAGTCGCAAATTCCTCGCCCGCGGTTGCCGCGGCTATGGCCATGTCCGGTGACGGGACCGTTACCGTTGGTCAGGATGACGCGCGAAAACTGTTCTTCGGCCAGGCATCCGCGGACCTTCGAACCATGCCGGTCAACGTCAACGTCGCGGTAACGAAAGCCGCGAACGTGGTTACGTCCAAGGTGACTTTCAACGCCACGGTACCGACCTCGCTTCTGCAAATTTTGGGGAAGACGTCCATACCGGTCGCCGGCTCCGCCACCGCGCAGTACCAGACGGCAAATTTCATCGATTTTTATATGCTTCTCGACAATTCGCCTTCCATGGGGGTCGGAGCCACTTCGACCGACATCACGACCATGGAAAACAATACGAGCGATAGCTGCGCGTTTGCATGCCACAATCTGGATACGACGAACAACTACTACAACTTGGCAAAGAAGCTCGGCGTAAACATGCGCATCGACGTCGTGCGTCAGGCCACCCAGAAGCTGACAGAAACTGCCACCACCAACCGCTCGAGTCCCGACCAATATCGCATGGCCGTTTACACCTTTGGAAGCCAGGCCGAAAAGGCAGGGCTAACAACGGTATCCGATCTATCGGCCGACATGACGCAAGTGAGAAATTCCACCAGTTCGGTGGACCTGATGACCACTCCCTACCAAAATTACTTTAACGACCAGCTGACGAGCTTCGACACGATGCTGTCGCAACTGAAGACGGTGATGGGCACGGGCGGCGGCGGCACGACCAATACCGATCGCTCAAAAGTGCTTTTCTTCGTGACCGATGGGGTTGGCGACAGCCACAAGCCAAGCACGTGCACGGAGACAACGACAAGCGGCGGCCGCTGCCAAGAACCGATCGACACATCTTTCTGCCAACCCCTGAAGAACCAAAACATAAAGATCGCCATTCTCTACACGACTTATCTGCCGCTGCCGAAAAACGGCTGGTACAATATGTGGATAGCGCCATTTCAGTCGCAGATTTCCACGCGTCTCCAAAGCTGCGCCTCTCCCGGCCTATATTTTGAGGTAAGTCCGACGCAGGGTATTGTCGATGCGATGAATGCGCTGTTTCTCAAGGTCATTCGCTCGCCACGGCTCACGGGCTAA
- a CDS encoding L-idonate 5-dehydrogenase yields MKAIVAHDAKDLRIEDYPDEEPGAGEVKLRLATGGICGSDLHYYNHGGFGAVRLQQPMILGHEVSATVAALGPGVQGLELGQLVAVSPSRPCRSCRYCQQGLHNQCLNMRFYGSAMPFPHIQGAFRETLVADAIQCVAADGLTAGEAAMAEPLAVTLHATRRAGELLGKRVLVTGCGPIGVLSTLAARRAGAAEIVATDLTNFTLSVAKQAGADRVINTKEEPEALAAYSADKGTFDILYECSGAVAALTSGIGALRPRGTIVQLGIGGDMTLPMLAITAKELDLRGSFRFHEEFGTAVELMRKRLIDVRLLITHSVPLADAIGAFEIASDRSRAMKAQIVFS; encoded by the coding sequence ATGAAGGCCATTGTCGCTCACGACGCCAAGGACTTGCGGATCGAGGACTATCCGGACGAGGAACCGGGTGCGGGAGAGGTCAAGCTCAGACTCGCCACCGGCGGAATCTGCGGCAGCGATCTTCATTACTACAACCACGGCGGCTTCGGTGCCGTCCGATTGCAGCAGCCAATGATCCTGGGCCACGAAGTCAGCGCCACGGTTGCGGCGCTCGGCCCCGGCGTTCAAGGGCTTGAGCTCGGCCAACTCGTTGCCGTTTCACCGTCCCGTCCGTGCCGGTCGTGTCGTTACTGCCAGCAGGGCTTGCACAATCAGTGCCTGAACATGCGCTTCTATGGTAGCGCCATGCCCTTCCCGCATATTCAAGGCGCATTCCGAGAAACGCTCGTCGCCGACGCCATTCAATGTGTTGCGGCAGACGGCCTGACAGCCGGCGAAGCGGCCATGGCTGAACCGCTTGCCGTTACGCTGCATGCTACGAGGCGCGCCGGCGAGTTGCTGGGCAAACGGGTCCTTGTCACCGGCTGCGGACCGATCGGCGTCTTGTCCACCCTCGCCGCTCGCCGTGCCGGCGCCGCGGAAATCGTGGCGACCGATCTGACGAATTTCACCCTTTCGGTCGCCAAGCAAGCCGGCGCCGACAGGGTCATCAATACCAAGGAAGAGCCGGAGGCGCTCGCCGCCTATTCGGCCGACAAAGGAACTTTCGATATTCTCTATGAATGCTCGGGTGCCGTCGCGGCGCTTACCAGCGGGATCGGCGCGCTCAGGCCACGCGGCACCATCGTGCAACTGGGTATCGGGGGCGACATGACGCTGCCGATGCTTGCGATCACCGCGAAGGAACTGGACCTGCGCGGCTCGTTCCGTTTCCACGAGGAATTCGGCACCGCTGTCGAATTGATGCGCAAGCGCCTGATCGATGTCAGGCTGTTGATCACCCATTCCGTGCCGCTTGCCGACGCGATCGGCGCTTTCGAGATCGCTTCGGACCGCAGCCGGGCCATGAAGGCACAAATCGTCTTCTCCTGA
- a CDS encoding helix-turn-helix transcriptional regulator, producing MDKHVTSENLLGIYLRDRRGKLDPAAFGFSPARRRTAGLRREEVAQRANISPTWYTWLEQGRGGAPSADVLDRIARALMLTDIEREHLFLLGLGHPPEVRYRKDDGVTPRLQRVLDALEPTPALIRTAIWDVVAWNRAVAVMSMDYGSLPPEQRNILRFIFLDPRARAAQYDWESVARFVVGAFKIDAARAGAAAEVEPLVAQLCQLSPEFKVMWRDNDIRSHGETVKHIKHPVLGPLAFEYSAFAVDGRPDLSMVIYNPVTSADLDRIRSLIE from the coding sequence ATGGACAAACACGTCACGAGCGAGAATCTGCTTGGCATTTATCTGAGGGACCGGCGCGGAAAGCTTGATCCGGCTGCCTTCGGCTTTTCTCCGGCGCGGCGCCGCACCGCTGGCCTGCGCCGCGAGGAGGTGGCGCAACGCGCCAATATCAGTCCGACCTGGTACACATGGCTTGAGCAGGGGCGCGGCGGGGCGCCTTCGGCCGATGTGCTCGACCGGATCGCGCGTGCCCTCATGCTGACGGATATCGAGCGCGAGCATCTCTTCCTGCTTGGCCTCGGTCATCCACCTGAGGTGCGCTACAGGAAAGATGATGGCGTCACGCCGCGGTTGCAGCGCGTGCTCGATGCCTTGGAGCCGACCCCCGCCCTCATCAGGACGGCGATATGGGACGTTGTCGCCTGGAATCGCGCCGTGGCCGTGATGTCGATGGACTATGGATCGCTACCGCCGGAACAGCGCAACATCCTGCGCTTCATCTTCCTCGATCCGCGCGCCCGCGCAGCGCAATATGACTGGGAAAGCGTGGCGCGCTTCGTCGTGGGCGCGTTCAAGATAGATGCGGCGCGTGCAGGGGCCGCGGCGGAAGTGGAGCCGCTCGTCGCTCAACTCTGCCAATTGAGCCCTGAGTTCAAAGTGATGTGGCGCGACAACGACATCCGCAGCCATGGCGAGACCGTCAAGCACATTAAGCATCCGGTTCTAGGCCCGCTCGCGTTTGAATATTCAGCGTTTGCGGTCGATGGCCGCCCCGATCTCAGCATGGTGATCTACAATCCGGTGACGTCAGCGGATCTCGACAGGATCAGATCTCTCATTGAGTGA
- a CDS encoding OmpA family protein, translating into MIARSFKTLAVLLAVSMVPASLAFAQQVSQQRIISGLGKLKANAQAVDVELLRQEAMKGAGQPMSALPNWSRIGQLPQMVVEINFENDSVAIEPESYRTLGLIADALHHPNLWAYKFLVIGHSSSTGDAKHNLELSDQRAAAIKEALGTTFAVDPQRLYAVGVGEAFPIPGSNTEAAANRRVQLVNLGVFTQKK; encoded by the coding sequence ATGATCGCGCGTTCCTTCAAGACACTCGCAGTTCTCCTTGCCGTCTCCATGGTGCCGGCAAGCCTCGCCTTCGCCCAGCAGGTATCGCAACAACGGATCATTTCGGGGCTGGGCAAACTCAAGGCGAACGCCCAAGCCGTCGATGTCGAACTGTTGCGCCAGGAGGCGATGAAAGGGGCGGGCCAGCCGATGTCGGCGCTGCCCAATTGGAGCAGGATCGGCCAGCTGCCGCAGATGGTCGTCGAGATCAATTTCGAAAATGACTCGGTCGCCATCGAGCCGGAATCCTATCGCACCCTCGGATTGATCGCCGACGCCCTGCACCATCCCAACCTTTGGGCCTACAAGTTTCTGGTGATCGGCCATTCCAGCTCGACCGGCGACGCGAAACACAATCTCGAGCTCAGCGATCAGCGTGCCGCAGCCATCAAGGAAGCGCTGGGAACCACCTTCGCCGTCGATCCGCAACGGCTCTATGCCGTCGGTGTCGGCGAGGCCTTCCCGATCCCAGGCTCCAACACAGAAGCCGCAGCCAACAGGCGCGTGCAACTCGTCAATCTCGGCGTCTTCACTCAAAAAAAGTGA
- a CDS encoding SDR family oxidoreductase yields the protein MRVFVTGATGFIGSAVVKDLILAGHQVLGLTRSHEKAAALAAAGAEVLHGSLEDLDSLKEGAARADGVIHLAFNHDFSRFVANCEDDRRVIKAIGSVLAGSDRPLIITSGTPIANTVPGQPAKEGNATVGSDVHPRAASEEEAASVAASGVNVSVVRLPQVHDPVKQGLITPLIEMYREKGVCAYVGDGLNRWPAAYVLDVARLYRLAIEKAEPNAKYHAVEEEGVPVRDIAQAIAGRLKLPVKSIGPEETQAYFGWLAMFAGHDMPASSEQTRRKLGWEPVGPSLIADLNQLRGFDS from the coding sequence ATGCGTGTATTTGTCACCGGCGCGACCGGTTTCATCGGCTCGGCCGTCGTAAAAGACCTGATTTTGGCCGGCCATCAGGTGCTCGGCCTTACGCGCTCACACGAGAAAGCGGCGGCCCTTGCTGCCGCTGGTGCCGAGGTTCTTCACGGATCGCTGGAGGACCTGGACAGCCTTAAGGAGGGAGCTGCTCGCGCGGACGGCGTCATCCATCTGGCCTTCAACCACGACTTCTCGAGATTCGTGGCGAACTGCGAGGACGATCGCCGTGTGATCAAGGCAATCGGCTCGGTTCTCGCGGGCTCCGACCGGCCACTGATCATTACGTCCGGGACCCCGATAGCCAACACCGTACCCGGTCAGCCGGCCAAGGAAGGCAACGCGACCGTCGGTTCCGACGTACATCCTCGCGCGGCCTCTGAGGAGGAGGCCGCATCTGTCGCCGCAAGCGGGGTCAATGTCTCGGTGGTGCGACTTCCGCAGGTTCACGACCCGGTCAAGCAAGGTCTGATCACCCCCTTGATCGAGATGTATCGCGAGAAGGGCGTGTGTGCCTATGTTGGAGACGGACTCAATCGCTGGCCGGCGGCGTACGTTCTGGATGTAGCCCGCCTCTACCGGTTGGCCATCGAAAAGGCTGAGCCGAACGCAAAATATCACGCGGTCGAGGAAGAAGGTGTGCCGGTGCGTGATATTGCGCAAGCCATTGCTGGACGCTTGAAGCTGCCGGTCAAATCCATCGGCCCGGAAGAGACCCAGGCTTATTTCGGTTGGCTCGCAATGTTTGCCGGGCACGACATGCCCGCTTCCAGCGAGCAAACGCGGAGGAAGCTTGGGTGGGAACCGGTGGGACCCAGTTTGATCGCCGATCTCAATCAGTTGCGCGGCTTCGACAGCTGA
- a CDS encoding helix-turn-helix domain-containing protein → MDKHGVYLGPRLRRLRRDLGLTQADMAADLEISPSYIALMERNQRPVTAETLLRLAKAYKVDFSDFAEQTGPDLIARLQTVMRDPIFADIDLVPLEIGDVVHSFPGVAEAMLRLYTAYKEEQFALADRRQEGFREGVGASGDPVAAVRNFLSARHNCFPILDVAAEKLSTKIAEAGGLPDYFKQRHQLRVRRLPSEVMAGSLRRLDWHRKDLLLDETLDAASQNFQLAQQLAYLEFDQEIGTATQEGNFETESARRLAHRALAAYCGAAIIMPYAAFAKAVETRRYDIEALSRQFGTSFEQTAHRLTTLQKPGHERIPFFFIRVDVAGNVSKRLNSGNFPFARHGGGCPLWSVHQVFATPRKVVTQWLELPDGQRFFSIARTVSSGGGAFGAPRVERAVALVCEAHHAERLIYGRNHPQAGAPTPIGIACRLCQRTTCTSRSEPPIGRQILPDDYRRTEAPFGFSDS, encoded by the coding sequence ATGGACAAGCACGGCGTTTACCTCGGACCACGTCTGCGGCGGCTACGCCGCGATCTCGGACTCACGCAGGCCGATATGGCGGCGGACCTCGAGATTTCCCCTTCGTACATCGCCCTGATGGAGCGCAATCAGCGGCCGGTGACGGCGGAAACACTGCTGCGCTTGGCAAAAGCTTACAAAGTCGATTTCTCCGATTTCGCGGAACAGACGGGGCCTGACCTGATCGCGCGACTTCAAACAGTCATGCGTGATCCGATCTTTGCGGATATTGACCTGGTGCCCTTGGAAATTGGCGATGTCGTGCATAGTTTTCCTGGCGTTGCCGAAGCCATGCTGCGCCTCTACACCGCTTACAAGGAGGAGCAGTTCGCTCTCGCCGATCGAAGGCAGGAAGGTTTTCGCGAGGGTGTCGGGGCTTCGGGAGACCCGGTCGCCGCCGTGCGCAACTTCCTGTCGGCGCGGCACAATTGTTTTCCAATCTTGGATGTCGCCGCGGAAAAGCTGTCGACGAAGATCGCGGAGGCCGGAGGGCTTCCGGACTATTTCAAGCAGCGTCATCAGCTTCGAGTAAGGCGATTGCCGTCAGAGGTGATGGCCGGCTCTCTCAGGCGGTTGGACTGGCATCGAAAGGACCTATTGCTCGATGAGACGCTGGATGCCGCAAGCCAGAATTTTCAGCTTGCGCAACAGCTCGCCTATCTCGAATTCGACCAGGAGATCGGAACTGCCACGCAGGAGGGCAATTTCGAAACCGAGAGCGCGCGCAGGCTCGCGCATCGGGCCCTTGCGGCCTATTGTGGCGCCGCCATCATCATGCCCTATGCGGCTTTTGCGAAGGCGGTCGAGACGCGCCGCTATGACATCGAGGCGCTGTCGCGTCAGTTCGGCACGAGCTTCGAGCAGACTGCCCATAGGCTGACGACGCTCCAGAAGCCGGGGCATGAGCGAATTCCGTTCTTTTTTATCCGCGTGGATGTCGCCGGCAATGTTTCCAAGAGGCTCAACAGCGGCAACTTCCCGTTTGCCCGCCACGGGGGCGGCTGCCCCCTCTGGAGCGTCCATCAGGTTTTCGCGACGCCTCGCAAGGTCGTAACCCAATGGCTGGAATTGCCGGACGGCCAGCGCTTCTTCTCGATTGCACGCACTGTCAGTTCCGGCGGGGGTGCCTTTGGGGCGCCGCGCGTTGAGCGTGCCGTCGCCCTCGTTTGCGAAGCGCATCACGCCGAACGCCTGATTTACGGCCGCAATCATCCCCAGGCTGGCGCACCCACGCCTATCGGAATCGCCTGCCGGCTCTGCCAGCGCACGACGTGCACTTCGCGCTCCGAGCCGCCCATTGGCCGCCAAATCCTGCCGGACGACTATCGTCGCACTGAGGCACCGTTTGGTTTTTCTGACTCGTAA
- a CDS encoding ribulose-phosphate 3-epimerase, with amino-acid sequence MTLKTLSGPAAIAALPRDRLLGEFSLWSADLANMEADLRRIEPYADLHHIDVADARFTPGFLFFPDFVARIAKATARPIHVHLMVEAEIVEEQTRQFIEAGADLISVHAENGEAGLRAIALAKKLGAEAGVVLRLETPNLAVRPFIDHVAFVTLLGTSIGVKGQSLSEKACDRLIEMRSLLKQFGREDQVILAADGGIREQTVPLLRQAGAQTVVLGSLAFGDKNLGERIAWLHGLESRVS; translated from the coding sequence ATGACCCTCAAGACTCTTTCAGGCCCGGCAGCCATCGCTGCACTCCCCCGCGACCGGCTGCTGGGCGAATTCTCGCTGTGGTCGGCCGATCTCGCCAACATGGAGGCCGATCTCAGACGCATAGAGCCCTATGCCGACCTGCATCATATCGACGTCGCCGATGCACGCTTTACCCCGGGCTTCCTGTTTTTTCCGGATTTCGTCGCGCGCATCGCCAAGGCAACCGCTAGGCCGATTCACGTTCATCTGATGGTCGAGGCCGAAATCGTCGAGGAACAGACGCGCCAATTCATCGAGGCGGGTGCCGATCTTATTAGTGTTCACGCCGAAAACGGCGAAGCCGGTTTACGCGCCATTGCGCTGGCAAAGAAGCTGGGCGCAGAAGCCGGTGTCGTCCTGCGATTGGAGACCCCCAATTTAGCCGTCCGGCCATTCATCGACCACGTCGCCTTCGTGACTTTGCTTGGCACCTCGATCGGCGTCAAAGGGCAAAGCCTTTCCGAAAAGGCCTGCGACCGGCTGATCGAGATGCGCTCCCTACTGAAGCAGTTCGGTCGCGAAGATCAAGTCATCTTGGCCGCCGATGGCGGCATTCGCGAACAGACCGTGCCGCTTCTACGGCAAGCCGGAGCACAAACGGTCGTTCTTGGTTCGCTCGCATTCGGTGACAAGAACCTGGGTGAGCGGATCGCCTGGCTGCACGGATTGGAGAGTCGGGTTTCGTGA